The region ACCAAGAAAACACATTTTTCCCTTTCGTACAATATCGAATCCCACGAAGAATCTCAAATGCTCACTACGCTTGTCTTCATGGTTTCCGTCTATTTGCTTTTGGAATTGTTTCTCCAGCCATTCGACTCGATCTTGTAGTTTCTTTCGATCCTCGTCGTCCGACGTGCGATGcctgtgtttcttttttcccatttctctttctttttctttttccaatctCTGAGTAAACGTGTGACGTGATCGgcacaaagaagaaaaatgagttGCGTACCGGAATATACATGGAATAGGAcgggaacaaaaaaattgaactatAAAGATTGTGGCGACATCGGTGCATAGTAGAGGCACTTCATTCTGATCTTGAGGAAGAGGCGCAAAATACAATTAATTTAACATGTAATCATTTCTCTACTTTCTGCTATACTGTACGCAGATTTTTGATGGTTCAACGATACTCACTTCAAGATCTTTGATACTCTTTTTTATAAAGAGATAATGATGGGTGATTTTCGTCGAGTGTTGATTAatcgaaaagaaattttttttcctcagcaatattttattgcaacgTTTCGATCGGGCTGCAACCGATCATCTTCAGGCTAAAAGTAACATTTCTTAAGCATGGTGTTGACCCTGCCATGCTTAAGGAATGTTACTAAATTTAGCCTGAAGATGATCGGCTGCAGCCCGATCGAAAcgttgcaataaaatattgcttaggaaaaaaaatgtctcttCAATTGACCTACACTCGACGAAAATTACCCAAAATATAAAGAGATACTGACAATGTAAATATGCTTTTTCACTGTTAATACTATTAGGCATCAGCCTGTGTGAATACGATCGCAAACGTTTTGCGATTAAACATATGACGCAAAAACTTTCACCATACcgttcaagaaaatttttcgttttcatccGATTCGCCAGATTCTCGTATACTGTCACTTTCGTTACTGTTATTACCTATAGTATATATTCAACTGATAAAGTTCCTTTTATAGCTGGtgattcctttttttcttacaggTATATATCTTGATTTGACACTACTCTAATTACACTGAACCACCAATAGCTGCAAGGCTCTACGAAGGTGGGAATTGGGCGTTCTCCTCATGGATCATCATTAGCCTCCCATATTCCATAGAGCAGTGCTGCTCctttttttgctgtaaaatatttcatactatttttaagaattttgcATCGCTAATTTCACAGTAAATTTCTACAATCTACTGTCACTCACAGTGATTCCACGAAAATCTCCCCAAGACACTTAAAACTCTACGCTAATGATAAACACAAACACCACAacacatataggtatatatattgtaatacaACGTGTACGGCTTTTAGTCAACAAGACTATTTTCGGTACACAGGAATAGTGGTATAAGGCAGGTACAATAGCCGATAGTGGAAGCATTAGAAATTGGAAGATTGAGCATAGACCAGAAAATTGGTAACATGCAGTATTTTTACGAGAGGGGAATAGAATGAAATgacgaagaaaaggaagaaaaaaaccaacaagGTAACGGAAAACACCTCCGAAAGTTTGGAAGGGTTAATCCCTTGATCACCGCCGTTGACGGAAGCTCACCTCCAAACTGTCCTCCACCGCTTCGTCGGTGCTGGCACTCTCACTGACAACGGTGCCTTCGTCGAGCATAATCTTTGTGCCAAAACCCTCCAGCTCTAAGTCAAGGTACAACTGGCTAAGCTGGTCGTTGACAAGAAGTGGCTGAGTgaactttttcaaaacttttttatcTGCCTCTAAAACCTCCTGGAGTGTCTTTGAGTCCATTTGGTACCCGTAAATCAGCTCTGGAGTCAATTTGACTCCATCCAGCCATGAAGGCTGTTTCCGTAATGCTTTTATCTCTTTGTCGCTGTTCGAGACATCTGTCTGTTTGCCGCCAGTGCTCTGTGAAAACCAATTACATAACGTGGTCAGCATCATCATCAATTGAATTTGGCCATGGCACGGATCGACCGATTGCACGACGAGCCAATTGAAGTAATTAACATACCTTTGACTGTTCCCTGGTTTCCTTTCGGTCCAGGTTCAAGCTGCTGCCGTTACTTTCGTTCCAGGAACTGCTATAGAGACTAGAACATCTTGAATCGTCCTCGTGATACTTTGCGGATTGATCTTGTTTCACGATTTTAGCCGTGGGACTATTTTCATCACTGCGACATTTGTGTTCACCGAGAGATAAGACCTTCAGAACGAATATTCAGAGTTCAAAAACATTCCAAGGCGCCTTCTATCAAACAGATATTTTCCTCTTCTTGGAACTAAATGACATCTAATTTTACCTCTTTCGAGCACCCCGACTCCGCCGTTATACTTTCAGATTCCGGCTTGACGCTCGCTGCTTGACTGGCCAGTCGATTTTGACATGGAACCTGCCCGGGCTCCTCCACTGGAGTATGGGTAGTTTCGCAAACGTTTTTCACCGCTAAATCAGACTGTGGAATTATAAACGGCCTGTATTCGATCCCCATTGCTGTTGGTATCCCCATAACTGAAGGATAAATTGCCGTACCAGTTGTGAGATAATGGtctaaaaaatcgtaaaaggTATACAAGCATTTAGCGACCCTCTTGCTACCCTCTATCGTACCAACGAATTCTAATTTTCGAGAGGAACTCACTGTAAGGAGTTTGATGTACTGACTGCATTTGCACAGATGGGCCAGGATGTTCCTGAGGAATATACGTCGGTACGGATCCATTTCGCAGAGTTGCAAAGTAGTAAAGTGGAACCAGTTGCATAATCGTTGGATACATTGTAGGTAGTTGCGACAACAGGCTGAAACGCAAATCAAGGAGTTAGTTACAAAGAATTACGTGATACCAAAGCTCAGGTCTCATtgcaaaataaaatgttataaCACTAAAAGCGGGGTAACGATACACACGTTTGTGCCGAGGTACAAGGTTGCGCTGTTTCAGCCGATGGAACGTCAACCGAATCGTATGGCCGTGCAGTATGGTTTGAACTGCTGTGAGCGTTGATGACGGAAGGTTGAACAATGCTGGCACTGGATACTGCGGCATTCAATGCGACTGGCGTTGAATTATTGACTTTAGAAATGTTGTCACGTTTGGAAACCTAAAGCATGTGGTAGATTTTGATGATTAGAAACAACGTCATACAATATCCCGAGATGTAAGCTACCATCGTCTCGTTAATCACCTTGCCGTCACGACCATTTTTGATAGGACTACCAGTCCTCTTCAAGGTCGGCGTTTTGCTTGGACAGACAGAGTCACTCGACTTCTCAATGACAGACTTTGGt is a window of Neodiprion pinetum isolate iyNeoPine1 chromosome 4, iyNeoPine1.2, whole genome shotgun sequence DNA encoding:
- the per gene encoding period circadian regulator, whose protein sequence is MEVTSVDNTNNTKVIDSVYSKSCSNSQSQNSGSSKSRHSNNSESSGYCGGNPSTLGSCNVAVLQPISKREDKEHKQKKSKPAIVAPAESEFPEGGKESPLQDGATPVSTFVGVSPQTESQETGNDRPYFDSKSSLATSPTYSQLNYYEKLQRYYKSQPCTTTMYEGEEENGNVLSSTKDEYLGYRAKSEILTDPTRKCMSPENGSEASGCESVGNSSSGSNSQSSSASQGDTSVMTDTASFKLSTLTQSSLTKHKEDMENLLLEHYRKIRSTMKSDKLKNVRPKSVIEKSSDSVCPSKTPTLKRTGSPIKNGRDGKVSKRDNISKVNNSTPVALNAAVSSASIVQPSVINAHSSSNHTARPYDSVDVPSAETAQPCTSAQTLLSQLPTMYPTIMQLVPLYYFATLRNGSVPTYIPQEHPGPSVQMQSVHQTPYNHYLTTGTAIYPSVMGIPTAMGIEYRPFIIPQSDLAVKNVCETTHTPVEEPGQVPCQNRLASQAASVKPESESITAESGCSKEVLSLGEHKCRSDENSPTAKIVKQDQSAKYHEDDSRCSSLYSSSWNESNGSSLNLDRKETREQSKSTGGKQTDVSNSDKEIKALRKQPSWLDGVKLTPELIYGYQMDSKTLQEVLEADKKVLKKFTQPLLVNDQLSQLYLDLELEGFGTKIMLDEGTVVSESASTDEAVEDSLEQKKEQHCSMEYGRLMMIHEENAQFPPS